One genomic window of Clostridium taeniosporum includes the following:
- a CDS encoding DUF11 domain-containing protein: MENDFDNTIQQNKVIENDLNLKNNIDLDNLINIQLKSSNIDIGLGQMFTYIIEIENNSDCELIDVNVAQKIEKKLRLCDITMGSIKLKTVDSYNEFITFYIDKIKARDTKIIEVIVEVISANDKENILSEIKLEGKYRENKQENNIIANSNTCLVNLIKPELIIRKKSLVVEAIVGDIVKFKILAENEGNVDLDNIIIRDILKPELKFLDNTIKINGLSEPNESILSGINIGLLKVGCTKEITFDAEIISRPKSGIVTNVSIGQYQYSIPGEDKLREGNAVSNENSILIQLASIMITKKCNKDNISLGDEITYIINLENDGTLEVENIVVKEEIEESLTLIDGKFNIDNQVVNNIDLSKGILIGNLKVGEKRIIGYSVKYDKASSYGRIINTTKVNFDYKQSTGLVFRGKEIENKLEVTSTISTFKYLSRSEKIYKEKDKPFIGEVDNVSADIDILEYHIVKTIEGKSNEGQKLTGYKIVLQGIIKEVIEYSSDECNRSIYITNEHIPFSTFIVLPDNFKIGSKINIDYSIEDISFERRNKVSVYTNICLLFVAKIRPYISIKS; this comes from the coding sequence ATGGAAAATGATTTTGATAATACAATTCAACAAAACAAAGTTATTGAAAATGATCTAAACTTAAAAAATAATATAGATTTAGATAATTTGATTAACATACAACTTAAATCTAGTAATATAGATATAGGTTTAGGACAAATGTTTACTTATATAATAGAGATAGAAAATAATAGTGATTGTGAATTGATAGATGTAAATGTAGCACAAAAGATAGAAAAAAAATTAAGGTTATGTGATATTACCATGGGTTCTATAAAATTAAAAACTGTAGATAGTTACAATGAATTTATAACTTTTTATATAGATAAAATAAAAGCTAGAGATACTAAAATAATAGAAGTTATAGTCGAAGTTATAAGTGCTAATGATAAGGAAAATATTTTAAGTGAAATAAAATTGGAAGGAAAATATAGAGAAAATAAACAAGAAAATAATATAATAGCTAATTCTAATACATGCCTTGTTAATTTAATAAAACCTGAATTAATAATAAGAAAAAAATCGTTAGTTGTAGAAGCTATAGTGGGAGATATAGTGAAATTCAAGATTTTAGCAGAGAATGAAGGAAATGTAGACCTAGATAATATAATAATTAGGGATATACTAAAACCAGAATTAAAATTCTTAGATAATACTATTAAAATTAATGGATTAAGTGAACCTAATGAAAGCATATTGTCAGGAATAAATATAGGTTTATTAAAAGTAGGATGTACTAAGGAAATAACATTTGATGCAGAAATAATCTCAAGACCAAAATCGGGAATAGTAACTAATGTTTCTATTGGTCAGTATCAGTACAGTATACCAGGTGAAGATAAATTAAGAGAAGGTAATGCCGTAAGTAATGAAAATAGTATTTTAATACAATTGGCAAGTATAATGATAACTAAGAAATGTAATAAAGATAATATATCTTTAGGTGATGAAATTACTTATATAATTAATCTAGAGAATGATGGAACTTTGGAAGTTGAAAATATAGTAGTAAAAGAAGAAATTGAAGAATCACTAACATTAATTGATGGTAAATTTAATATTGATAATCAAGTTGTAAATAATATAGATTTATCTAAAGGGATATTAATAGGCAATTTAAAGGTTGGAGAAAAAAGAATTATAGGTTATAGTGTTAAATATGATAAAGCTAGTAGTTATGGAAGAATTATTAATACTACAAAGGTTAATTTTGATTATAAACAAAGTACAGGATTAGTATTTAGAGGAAAAGAGATTGAAAATAAATTAGAAGTTACATCAACAATTTCTACATTTAAGTATTTATCTAGATCAGAAAAAATATACAAAGAAAAGGATAAACCATTTATCGGAGAAGTTGATAATGTAAGTGCAGATATAGATATATTAGAATATCATATAGTTAAAACAATAGAAGGAAAATCAAATGAAGGACAAAAATTAACTGGATATAAGATAGTTTTGCAGGGAATAATAAAAGAAGTAATAGAATATTCGTCAGATGAATGCAACAGATCAATTTATATAACAAATGAACATATACCGTTCTCAACATTTATTGTGTTGCCAGACAACTTTAAAATTGGCAGTAAAATAAACATAGATTATAGTATAGAAGATATAAGTTTTGAAAGGAGAAATAAGGTATCTGTATATACTAATATATGTTTGTTGTTTGTAGCCAAAATAAGACCATATATATCTATAAAGTCTTAA
- a CDS encoding DUF11 domain-containing protein, translating to MVELKVLKSADRSYVFFGISNRIKYSISITNIGDTKATSVKVKDLMSKGAQFIPGTFTINGCCQDINGINRNINVGSIKPGSNTIITFDVEIVEYNPPSEIVNKAIVTYCDENGNVLVAESQELVIPIIKINVGMKKTVDKCTAKVGEIVSYSVLITNNSNIKIDNVVFYDSLPKEVQLLPASVLINLEPQYNENFDGGIPLGTLNAYSSIMISFQVVIVSLPNSKLLKNSSTIEFSYTILDNGIPVTSLGEACSCEVITKVLDSILQC from the coding sequence GTGGTAGAATTAAAAGTTTTAAAAAGTGCTGATAGAAGCTACGTTTTTTTTGGAATATCAAATAGAATAAAATATTCTATCTCTATAACTAATATAGGGGATACTAAAGCTACCTCTGTAAAAGTAAAAGATTTAATGAGCAAAGGAGCACAATTTATACCAGGTACTTTTACAATAAATGGATGCTGCCAAGATATAAATGGAATTAACAGAAACATTAATGTAGGCTCAATAAAACCAGGATCCAATACAATAATAACTTTTGATGTTGAGATTGTAGAATATAACCCTCCATCAGAAATAGTAAATAAGGCTATTGTAACTTATTGTGATGAGAATGGGAATGTATTAGTAGCTGAAAGTCAAGAGTTAGTAATACCAATAATTAAAATAAATGTTGGAATGAAAAAGACAGTTGATAAATGTACTGCAAAAGTTGGAGAAATAGTAAGTTATTCTGTATTAATTACTAATAACAGTAATATCAAAATTGATAATGTTGTATTTTATGATTCATTACCAAAAGAAGTACAATTATTACCAGCAAGTGTTTTAATAAATTTAGAGCCTCAATATAATGAAAACTTTGATGGTGGAATACCTTTAGGAACATTAAATGCTTATTCAAGTATTATGATAAGTTTCCAAGTTGTAATAGTTTCATTACCAAATTCAAAATTATTAAAGAATAGTTCAACAATAGAATTTAGTTATACCATTTTAGATAATGGAATTCCAGTAACTTCTTTAGGTGAAGCTTGTAGTTGTGAGGTAATAACTAAAGTTCTTGATAGTATTTTACAATGCTAA
- a CDS encoding DUF11 domain-containing protein: protein MDKKYLLASGLSINTNQKNATLYSEIEYNIYFENKLPIDIYNLTLFINIPKDTKYKEESLYVNNISYFLDSSRIFKIPIFKSRDSLKVSYKVYVKKIPKSGGINNHISIAYSENNDEYINEIKSNEIITKIKGVKLDIIKQLDKEEICINDKISENIIIRNEGNIKAFNITLEEIVPENIMLESIVINNNQIIGTNNSIPIGNLEPSKSVEIKFYGKVIGVNKIVEDIKTILNYDYFDDYKDNYILKNQIENSIPIYIKEAHIGNKSIEKNSLKLYSDRIWFNKPTKLSFKTYNIGNLSIKHAFIKLEISNGINVLDLIIGNKEIKEDKEDILKGIELNNINSGEKISFDANIEVNDFSIEEKYIKVLIEYEYFNKEKNEYVKKVYESNEVSVKGYGAILTDLNGNKLCKKCNKQACLIGDVVNYTLSIKNSGNRKCKKLKFKEEFNENSDFVIDSFNVNDEFISEADIYKGVYIGDLDIGENLDISYKLEVKQIAKIDWLISTSHLEYIEEKIPKIVDTTCKETRIIYPELIEVYNDDEIHYSKKENIENYVIKLKNIGNTQLNNIKIDLKKPDYINFENIKIDGLKVDQDYFCNNILKIPIIQKHEEKNIEIELNFIEGKANYEFEINGQVTFSYFGVDGKEEFGTLILKNQKYNIIYGDFNAKVIIDKPYMLNNKKTEGIIEIENIGNVELYDIKINSYKSKYMDRLKIVNEESEYLEKIVSPNNKITIPLSIILDDFDKIKNINFSIDLEANYKLNKKDIIINKEINGIEIETIDEQVKCTIESDKSDFLVDDIVQFNITIDNIGNHDLEEAFLKIYIPKEIKVIEELIYIKNKPYSYFDITKGIRIGSILADEKVSIKYSGKMEKINLKKEINTYYKIEGYYNINNNNNKIYKEYKSNTLINKIEKISLKAFLTADKNILLNGEKIKYTSTLINDGTLPISINYKLDKGKELEEVKGSTILNGKVSGELRGLMKINPNDGIVIEKTFRYKGTRGINEVLLQGIANIYYENNDSQYEKYKEIKTELLKTQITNTIFKELLVEEVIDITTIKPKIYEIIKIYLTPSIINKKIRKIQRCYGYNSKEVIGYKVEFIGKINYTIEYISYEDSEEIHLFSNENIFTSSMLLPYDFMEGEEFHIKLKVLDTSYKVIDETKMFINANILINTNI from the coding sequence GTGGATAAAAAGTACTTATTAGCAAGTGGGTTATCAATAAATACAAATCAAAAAAATGCAACATTATATAGTGAGATAGAATACAATATATATTTTGAAAATAAGTTACCAATAGATATATATAATTTAACTTTATTTATAAATATCCCAAAGGATACAAAATATAAAGAAGAAAGTTTATATGTAAATAATATTAGTTATTTTTTAGACAGTAGCAGAATATTTAAAATACCAATATTTAAATCTAGAGATTCATTAAAAGTAAGTTATAAAGTATATGTAAAGAAAATACCTAAAAGTGGTGGGATAAACAATCATATAAGTATAGCATATTCAGAAAATAATGATGAGTATATTAATGAAATAAAGAGTAATGAAATTATTACAAAAATAAAAGGTGTAAAGTTAGATATAATTAAGCAGTTAGACAAGGAAGAAATATGTATTAATGATAAAATATCTGAAAATATAATAATAAGAAATGAAGGCAATATAAAGGCATTTAATATAACATTAGAAGAAATAGTACCAGAAAATATAATGTTAGAATCTATTGTGATAAATAATAATCAGATTATAGGTACTAATAATAGCATTCCTATAGGAAATTTAGAACCATCAAAATCAGTAGAAATTAAATTTTATGGAAAAGTAATAGGCGTAAATAAAATTGTTGAAGACATAAAAACTATTTTAAATTATGATTATTTTGATGATTATAAAGATAATTATATACTAAAAAATCAAATAGAAAATAGTATACCAATTTATATAAAAGAGGCTCATATTGGAAATAAATCAATAGAAAAAAACTCATTAAAATTATATAGTGATAGAATATGGTTTAATAAACCAACAAAATTAAGTTTTAAAACATATAATATAGGAAACTTATCTATAAAACATGCTTTTATTAAGTTGGAAATATCCAATGGTATTAATGTATTAGATTTAATAATTGGAAACAAAGAAATTAAAGAAGATAAAGAAGACATATTAAAAGGAATAGAATTAAATAATATTAATTCTGGTGAGAAAATAAGTTTTGATGCTAATATTGAGGTAAATGATTTTAGTATAGAAGAAAAATATATTAAAGTTTTAATAGAATACGAATATTTTAATAAGGAAAAAAATGAATATGTAAAAAAAGTATATGAATCTAATGAAGTAAGTGTGAAAGGATACGGTGCCATTTTGACTGATTTAAATGGCAATAAATTATGTAAAAAATGTAATAAACAAGCTTGCTTAATTGGTGATGTTGTAAATTATACTTTAAGTATAAAGAATAGTGGTAATAGAAAATGTAAAAAGTTAAAATTTAAAGAAGAATTTAATGAGAATAGTGATTTTGTAATAGACTCGTTTAATGTAAATGATGAATTTATTTCTGAAGCAGATATATATAAAGGAGTATATATAGGAGATTTAGATATAGGAGAGAATTTAGATATATCATATAAATTAGAAGTTAAACAAATTGCAAAGATAGATTGGTTAATAAGTACCTCACATTTAGAGTATATAGAAGAAAAAATACCTAAGATAGTAGATACTACTTGTAAAGAAACTAGAATAATATATCCAGAATTAATTGAAGTTTATAATGATGATGAAATACATTATAGTAAAAAAGAAAATATAGAAAATTATGTTATTAAGTTAAAAAATATAGGAAATACCCAGCTTAATAATATAAAAATAGATTTAAAAAAACCAGATTATATAAATTTTGAGAATATAAAAATTGATGGATTAAAAGTTGATCAAGATTATTTTTGCAACAATATATTAAAGATTCCAATTATACAAAAACATGAAGAGAAAAATATAGAAATAGAATTAAATTTCATTGAAGGAAAGGCAAATTATGAATTTGAAATAAATGGACAAGTAACATTTAGCTATTTTGGAGTAGATGGAAAAGAAGAATTTGGTACATTAATTTTAAAAAATCAAAAATATAATATTATCTATGGAGATTTTAATGCAAAAGTAATAATAGATAAACCATATATGTTAAATAATAAAAAAACAGAAGGAATTATAGAAATTGAAAACATAGGAAATGTTGAGCTGTATGATATAAAAATTAATTCATACAAAAGTAAATATATGGATAGATTAAAAATAGTGAACGAAGAAAGTGAATATTTAGAAAAAATAGTAAGTCCTAATAATAAAATAACTATTCCTTTATCTATAATCCTAGATGATTTTGATAAAATAAAGAATATAAATTTTAGCATTGATTTAGAAGCTAATTATAAATTAAATAAAAAAGATATCATTATAAATAAGGAGATTAATGGGATAGAGATAGAAACAATAGATGAACAAGTAAAATGTACAATAGAAAGTGATAAAAGTGATTTTCTAGTAGATGATATCGTGCAATTTAATATTACTATAGATAATATAGGAAATCATGATTTAGAAGAAGCCTTTTTAAAAATATATATACCAAAAGAAATAAAAGTTATAGAAGAATTAATATATATTAAAAATAAGCCATATAGTTATTTTGATATAACAAAAGGAATAAGAATAGGAAGTATATTGGCAGATGAGAAAGTATCTATAAAATATTCAGGAAAAATGGAGAAAATAAATCTTAAAAAAGAAATTAACACATATTATAAAATAGAAGGTTATTACAATATAAATAACAATAATAATAAGATATATAAGGAATATAAGAGCAATACATTAATTAATAAGATAGAGAAGATTAGTTTAAAAGCATTTTTAACAGCGGACAAAAACATATTATTAAATGGCGAAAAAATAAAGTATACATCTACATTAATTAATGATGGAACATTACCTATAAGTATTAATTACAAGTTAGATAAAGGTAAAGAGTTAGAAGAGGTTAAAGGTTCTACTATATTAAATGGTAAAGTTTCTGGGGAATTAAGAGGTTTAATGAAAATAAACCCTAATGATGGTATTGTCATAGAAAAAACTTTTAGATATAAAGGAACTAGGGGTATTAATGAAGTATTGTTGCAAGGTATTGCAAATATATATTATGAAAATAATGATAGTCAATATGAAAAGTATAAAGAGATAAAAACGGAATTATTAAAGACGCAAATAACTAATACAATATTTAAGGAGCTTTTAGTTGAAGAAGTAATAGATATAACAACTATAAAGCCTAAGATATATGAAATAATAAAAATATATTTAACACCAAGTATAATTAATAAGAAGATTAGAAAGATACAAAGATGTTACGGTTATAATTCTAAAGAAGTTATTGGATATAAAGTAGAGTTTATTGGAAAAATAAACTATACAATAGAGTATATATCATATGAAGATAGTGAGGAAATACATTTATTTTCAAATGAAAATATTTTTACTTCAAGTATGCTGTTACCATATGATTTTATGGAAGGGGAAGAATTCCATATTAAATTAAAGGTATTAGATACAAGCTATAAAGTTATAGATGAAACTAAGATGTTTATTAATGCGAATATATTAATAAACACAAATATATAA
- a CDS encoding SPOCS domain-containing protein, with the protein MINIYENLIEYSGVSEYIPKDISCYKEFNLESVINLSFDRPKMKEIIKTSIKPKINSTRIINTPTGKSLEGQELTGKKYIIEGQVNIRIDYLSETEDNKVHCTRYKQNFSSGIILHRNIVNNSILIPSIFIEQINAELLSNEQALVITTLLSTVEV; encoded by the coding sequence ATGATCAACATATATGAAAATTTAATTGAATATTCAGGAGTATCAGAGTATATTCCTAAAGATATTTCTTGTTATAAAGAATTTAATTTAGAAAGTGTAATAAATTTATCTTTTGATAGACCTAAAATGAAAGAAATAATAAAGACAAGCATAAAACCTAAAATAAATAGTACAAGAATAATTAATACTCCAACAGGAAAATCATTAGAAGGTCAAGAGCTAACAGGAAAAAAATATATAATTGAAGGACAAGTTAATATAAGAATAGATTATTTAAGCGAAACTGAAGATAATAAAGTACATTGTACTCGTTATAAACAGAACTTTTCTAGTGGTATAATTTTACATAGAAATATAGTAAATAATTCTATACTTATACCATCTATTTTTATAGAACAAATTAATGCAGAATTATTAAGTAATGAACAGGCATTAGTAATTACTACATTACTATCAACAGTTGAAGTGTAA
- a CDS encoding DUF3794 domain-containing protein yields the protein MAIFKGTCTQGILPKEATYFKEEEISEILTIPCEKPDIENILSVIVSPEIEDLRIVETEVGKSNEGQVLTGSKLVIELRLKEKITYVADEPTQSVHAAHYENLKSFFVIVPNEIDGHNVCDLLRANRISVNSYVESVHTRKLDCRNIFKCILLFIDVKFC from the coding sequence ATGGCAATATTTAAAGGAACCTGTACACAAGGTATATTACCTAAAGAGGCAACTTATTTTAAGGAAGAAGAGATATCAGAAATTTTAACAATACCATGTGAAAAACCAGATATAGAAAATATATTATCAGTTATTGTTTCACCAGAAATTGAAGATTTAAGAATTGTAGAAACTGAAGTGGGAAAATCAAATGAAGGTCAAGTTCTTACAGGTAGTAAACTTGTAATTGAATTAAGATTAAAAGAAAAAATAACTTATGTAGCAGATGAGCCAACGCAATCTGTTCATGCAGCTCATTATGAAAATCTTAAGAGTTTTTTTGTCATAGTACCTAATGAAATAGATGGACATAATGTATGTGATTTACTTCGAGCTAACAGAATAAGCGTAAACAGTTATGTAGAGTCTGTTCATACAAGAAAGTTAGATTGTAGAAATATATTTAAATGTATACTTTTATTTATAGATGTAAAGTTCTGTTAG
- a CDS encoding DUF3794 domain-containing protein, translated as MASVVRGLIEYNGIDNCIRSRMKNFKQVNFESTFCVPCQKPDIEQIIKVSADTKILKYEIVKTPVGLSLEGQKVTGYKLLVSGDINYKIQYVADETTQSVHTFHESIPFCGYIVLPKKFNKDSYINPSALVEDISVEQMDERCVYGNINLLLIADISC; from the coding sequence ATGGCATCTGTTGTTAGGGGATTAATTGAGTATAATGGAATTGATAATTGCATAAGAAGTCGTATGAAAAATTTCAAACAAGTTAATTTTGAAAGTACTTTTTGTGTACCATGCCAAAAACCTGATATAGAACAAATTATAAAGGTATCAGCGGATACTAAAATATTAAAATATGAAATAGTGAAAACACCTGTAGGATTATCATTAGAAGGCCAAAAAGTAACAGGCTATAAATTATTAGTTAGTGGTGATATAAATTACAAAATACAATACGTTGCAGATGAAACTACCCAATCTGTGCATACATTTCATGAAAGTATTCCATTTTGTGGGTATATAGTTTTACCAAAAAAATTTAATAAAGATTCATATATTAATCCATCAGCATTAGTAGAAGATATATCAGTAGAACAAATGGATGAAAGATGCGTATATGGAAATATAAATCTATTACTAATTGCGGATATAAGTTGTTAA
- a CDS encoding CPC_1213 family protein → MSNKSNKMKAKNERKKKNVNHNPQAESVKAVFGEPKAKTYDPTDFKI, encoded by the coding sequence ATGAGTAACAAAAGTAATAAAATGAAAGCAAAAAATGAAAGAAAAAAGAAAAATGTAAATCATAATCCTCAGGCTGAAAGTGTAAAAGCAGTTTTTGGAGAACCAAAAGCAAAAACATATGATCCAACAGACTTTAAGATTTAA
- a CDS encoding SPOCS domain-containing protein: MAVNNIDECNSNIILQKSVDKENAVVGDIIKYNISIINQGDILVNNVTIIDTLVSELEFKMGSVVLCDIPLPDESVLSGIDIGCLKPGQIKTLTFKARVICRPSSGYIENSAIAKFNYDANLDNCLKTMDETSNIVSIKIDVAEVKIIKTADKKIASRGDIVSYEVKLINVGTLEARNILFTDKLPPEVCLVDDTFEVNGNPINNIGHDIDVYVGSINPGEYIIVTYRVIVKSSNCSGLIINKASVNFDYNICNGDFGKKISRCNEYETSEVSLGISTFKQISIDDKLCIPCVKPDIEEINDMKVEAKILECHVISTPSIISNEGQILSGYKLIVRGVLEELVEYTSATEEQSVHSAHYSIPFSSFLILPSTYVVGSKIDIEGKVEDIYYKKIDSRCFFKNITILINAKIMSC, translated from the coding sequence ATGGCTGTTAATAATATAGATGAATGTAATAGTAATATAATATTGCAAAAAAGTGTAGATAAAGAAAATGCAGTAGTAGGAGATATTATAAAATATAATATATCTATTATTAATCAAGGTGATATATTAGTTAATAATGTTACAATTATAGATACTTTAGTAAGTGAATTAGAATTTAAAATGGGTAGTGTAGTTTTATGTGATATACCATTACCAGATGAGAGTGTATTATCTGGAATTGATATTGGATGTCTTAAACCAGGACAAATTAAGACATTAACATTTAAAGCTAGAGTTATATGCAGGCCTAGTAGCGGATATATAGAAAATAGTGCTATTGCAAAGTTTAATTATGATGCCAATTTAGATAATTGTTTGAAGACAATGGATGAGACTAGTAATATAGTATCTATAAAAATAGATGTTGCTGAAGTAAAAATAATAAAAACTGCAGATAAAAAAATAGCATCTAGAGGAGATATTGTATCATATGAAGTTAAACTTATAAATGTTGGAACTTTGGAAGCTAGAAATATTTTATTTACCGATAAGTTACCGCCTGAAGTTTGTTTAGTTGATGATACTTTTGAAGTGAATGGAAACCCAATTAATAATATAGGTCATGATATAGATGTATACGTAGGCTCTATAAATCCTGGAGAATATATTATAGTAACTTATAGAGTTATTGTTAAATCTTCAAATTGCAGTGGATTAATTATAAACAAAGCTTCAGTAAATTTTGATTATAATATATGCAATGGGGATTTTGGTAAAAAAATTTCTAGATGTAATGAATATGAAACAAGTGAAGTTAGTCTTGGAATAAGTACGTTTAAACAAATATCAATAGATGATAAATTATGTATACCATGTGTAAAACCAGATATAGAAGAAATAAATGATATGAAAGTGGAAGCCAAAATATTAGAATGTCATGTTATAAGCACTCCATCAATTATATCAAATGAAGGACAAATATTATCAGGATATAAATTAATTGTTAGAGGTGTGTTAGAGGAATTAGTTGAATATACATCTGCTACTGAAGAACAATCAGTACATTCAGCACATTATTCAATACCATTTTCAAGTTTTTTAATATTACCATCAACTTATGTAGTTGGAAGTAAAATAGATATAGAGGGTAAAGTTGAAGATATTTATTATAAGAAAATAGATTCTAGATGTTTCTTTAAAAATATTACAATTTTAATTAATGCTAAAATAATGTCTTGTTAA
- a CDS encoding glycosyltransferase produces MNILYYALPCFLGYGESFKYSISHLKTLFTYSSLKNINPVIIKEKNLSEKHLDNINNTLPKIKSLDFSLSNNNLLMNFINNNNISIYHCFHNGFSLCRDFNTKKISTIYTTLPLNISSSLDDLYWKIYLDRIINTLNISDYIIVPYRFMKKDLCDFFSISGENIYVIPPAITFDLIGKSKLLSKTYVKTKFNINCDYYIYIGEINTRNTLIDTLKLFKHYSENRDVKLVLSLKYLNKNSSIYYELISFIDRINLTSKVIFINSLCYNDLINLINASLCFINLNTFNELNVTTLYALFLNTKILTYQTYSNLEFLENYPIYISDYSDAYNIDFHSDNYEENNIDKEEFYSILDKFNIDCIFNSIFDIYKTVLKI; encoded by the coding sequence ATGAATATTTTATATTATGCTTTGCCATGTTTTTTAGGATATGGTGAATCCTTTAAATACTCTATTAGTCATTTAAAAACATTATTTACTTATAGTTCTTTAAAAAATATTAATCCTGTAATTATAAAAGAAAAGAACCTTTCTGAAAAACATTTAGATAATATTAATAATACACTTCCTAAAATTAAATCACTTGATTTTTCTTTATCAAATAACAATTTATTAATGAACTTTATAAATAATAACAATATAAGTATATATCATTGTTTTCACAATGGTTTTTCGTTATGTAGAGATTTTAATACAAAAAAAATATCTACTATATATACTACTCTACCATTAAATATTTCAAGCTCTTTAGATGATTTATATTGGAAAATTTATTTAGATAGGATTATAAATACTCTAAATATTTCTGATTATATTATTGTTCCTTATAGATTTATGAAAAAAGATTTATGTGATTTTTTTTCAATCTCTGGTGAAAACATATATGTTATTCCTCCTGCCATTACATTTGACTTAATTGGGAAAAGTAAACTTTTAAGTAAAACTTATGTGAAAACTAAATTTAATATTAACTGTGATTACTATATCTATATTGGTGAAATAAATACTAGAAATACCCTTATTGATACCTTAAAATTATTTAAGCACTATTCTGAGAATAGAGATGTAAAACTTGTTTTATCCCTGAAATATCTCAATAAGAATAGCTCTATATATTATGAATTAATTTCTTTTATTGATCGTATTAATTTAACATCAAAAGTAATTTTTATAAATTCTTTGTGTTATAACGATTTAATCAACTTAATAAATGCATCTTTATGCTTTATAAATTTAAATACCTTTAATGAATTAAATGTAACTACCTTATATGCACTATTTTTAAACACAAAAATATTAACATATCAAACTTATAGTAATTTAGAATTTTTAGAAAATTACCCTATATATATTTCTGATTATTCAGATGCATACAATATTGATTTTCACTCTGATAATTATGAAGAAAATAATATTGATAAAGAAGAATTCTATTCTATTTTAGATAAATTTAACATAGATTGTATATTTAATTCTATTTTTGATATTTATAAAACTGTTTTGAAAATATAA
- a CDS encoding helix-turn-helix domain-containing protein, whose protein sequence is MCNDKNNLNKSNTSNKNKFNNLNKDTKYYIAIIIFSLCFLLNAIIISNSIQSLEYSCSRGFHSISNQVSNLSYSLNSLHSSNNKENKSVSQHTLSIQDAATYLGIAPDELWKVVNDPKSKIPHFQVGKSRCFFTEKGLDKWLEGTYTLNFNIK, encoded by the coding sequence TTGTGTAATGATAAAAACAACTTAAATAAATCTAATACTTCAAATAAAAATAAATTTAACAATTTAAATAAAGATACAAAATACTATATTGCAATAATTATATTTTCCCTTTGTTTTTTGCTTAATGCTATAATTATAAGCAACAGTATACAAAGCTTAGAATATTCTTGTAGTAGAGGATTTCATTCAATATCTAACCAAGTCTCTAACCTATCATATTCATTAAATTCTCTACATTCATCTAACAATAAAGAAAATAAATCTGTTTCACAACATACTTTATCAATTCAAGATGCTGCTACTTATTTAGGCATTGCTCCTGATGAATTATGGAAAGTAGTTAATGATCCTAAATCTAAAATCCCCCACTTCCAAGTTGGTAAAAGCAGATGTTTTTTTACTGAAAAAGGTTTAGATAAATGGTTAGAGGGTACTTATACCCTTAATTTTAATATAAAATAA